The nucleotide sequence gaagtcccttgtCTGAGACCCAGctagaacgcaacggagtggatccagaggaagttaacacatgcactagaatagaaaccggtTAGACCGGACACGGAGGAAAATGTTGGTTAGAGACCCCGGTCTAAAACATCCTGACTTCACCTTTAGAGGCACAGACAGGATGATGAATCTGAACCTTCTCCTGTTGGAAACTCAACTCTGTGATTAATGAGACGTAATAAACCAGGAGCTTGATGTGTTTGAATCCTccgcctcttcctcttcctcagaaACCATTGTTTGTTCAGGGTCTAAGAAACAAACCTCTCTCCCTCAAAGCTTGTAGAAACGATGTCGTGTAATAAATTAAATCCTGCTGATGCTTTTTGGACCGCGCTCTCATTACGGGCCTTTTGTTCTGTGGCAGTTTCTGGGGCGAGATTGTGATGAACATGGAGGACAGAACAATAACTCATCACACATCAGGAGTCATCTATACATAAACAAATTTTACACACCGAtccgtccacacacacacacacacacacacacacacacacacacacacacacacacacacacacacctcccgaTCCATCATTTAAATGACAATACTTTATGCTGTGCAATCACACAGGagtcctttctgtcttttttttataaagcacaGTGGCTTGGCTCAAAGACAGCACTGAGCGCTAACAGTCTGCTGCCAACAGAACCATGGGGAAGGTAAAGGATCTCTCTGTTTCACATATTCCTGCTCTTAATCACTGATTTTCAGACACCGCTCAGGACTCAAACCTCTCTTTGTGCTTCTGCAGATCATATTTTATGAGGACCGGAACTTCCAAGGTCGCTCTCACGAGTGCAACAATGACTGCGCCGACCTCCACTCCTACTTCAACCGGTGTAACTCCATCCGGGTGGAGAGCGGCTCCTTCATGGTCTACGAGAGGGCCAACTTCACGGGCAACCAGTTCTACCTGAGGAGGGGGGATTACTCTGATAACCAGCGTGTGATTGGGATGAGCGACTGTGTGCGATCCTGCAAGATGATCCCTCAGGTAGGTCGTGGATTCTGGCTTTGAAAGAGGATTCTTTTGGTCTTAGAGTGAGGAAATCTGGGGAATAGAGAGAAGGCACTAAAGAGGAGAACGTTGGAGCTGGTGAAGTCTAGACTTTGCAGAAGTAGCCTCTTGGTAGCTCATGTTCCATACTGCATGCTTTCTTAGCTCTAACTGAAGCCTGTAAGTCTGTGTAAGGAGGAACACGTGTGCTTAATGAGCTATCTGTCCCGTTGCAGCACCGCGGCTCCTACAGGATGAGGCTCTACGAACGCCCCGACATGTCCGGCCAGATGCACGAGGTGGTGGACGACTGTCCCAACGTCCAGGACCGCCTCAACACCTCTGACTTTAACTCCTGCAACGTGATGGACGGCCACTGGCTCATGTTCGACCAGCCCAACTACAAGGGCCGAGTCTACTACCTGAAGCCCGGGGAGTACAGGAAGTACAGCGACTGGGGAGGAGTCAGCCCGAGAGTCGGCTCCCTCAGGAAAATCTCAGACTTCAGCTAAACACGGCACCGACACTTAAATCCATCTTCTTTGAGTTTAACTGTCTGTTAACCAATAAACTGAAACTGCTTCATAAAGCTTTGTTTCCATTCGGAGTTTGTTCATCTTCCAC is from Notolabrus celidotus isolate fNotCel1 chromosome 10, fNotCel1.pri, whole genome shotgun sequence and encodes:
- the LOC117819711 gene encoding gamma-crystallin M2-like isoform X2, with product MGKIIFYEDRNFQGRSHECNNDCADLHSYFNRCNSIRVESGSFMVYERANFTGNQFYLRRGDYSDNQRVIGMSDCVRSCKMIPQHRGSYRMRLYERPDMSGQMHEVVDDCPNVQDRLNTSDFNSCNVMDGHWLMFDQPNYKGRVYYLKPGEYRKYSDWGGVSPRVGSLRKISDFS